In Labrus mixtus chromosome 11, fLabMix1.1, whole genome shotgun sequence, a single window of DNA contains:
- the zbtb32 gene encoding zinc finger and BTB domain-containing protein 16-A — protein sequence MIRISNPQYFHFLEQADYLRRSGSLCDAVISVKSQTFRAHRLVLACASRKLAQQLAQGVTDNPVHCTLEYFSPHTFQQVLDFTYTQTLEVSVEDLHLLLRAAQLLEMQLLEDQCRKQLFNLHCRARSQEITDVKEQEEQEENEEDQKPKRSQVYEERLGQKSSPVEEEGCDIIAENSTPSDPAKNHNCPQSQIEKPKVSPVSYNKDSVITRPATSSSSFSPPWILPANLWSSMSTLRRIAEYSNLVAAHPLQPQSQFSLSTPHIFPLFGPHYQSSIVDCSAFHPQYRQNFYPGSKETGDIIKQGVLKRKRLRQRAFTGSVQTSNMSIQEEPKASPERVKASQHCRKSLTVDPTSTRSGAACTGCQLCGKTHIVQHEPQSHGQEQRGEKPYHCQLCPKTFSLKHQLDTHHRVHTGEKPFECRLCGQRSRDYSAMIKHLRTHGGAAPYQCTVCMEFCSSLVAMQRHVKGHAVQDFPPDWSISSTYMYTSHI from the exons ATGATCCGAATCAGCAACCCCCAATACTTCCATTTCCTGGAGCAGGCAGATTACCTTCGTCGCTCAGGGTCGCTCTGTGACGCCGTCATCTCAGTGAAGAGTCAAACTTTCCGAGCTCATCGGCTGGTACTGGCCTGCGCTAGCAGAAAACTAGCGCAGCAGCTAGCCCAGGGAGTCACAGACAACCCAGTCCACTGCACCCTGGAGTATTTCTCACCCCACACCTTCCAGCAGGTTCTGGACTTCACCTACACACAGACTTTGGAGGTTTCCGTGGAGGACCTGCACCTACTGCTCAGGGCTGCTCAGCTGCTGGAGATGCAGCTGCTGGAGGATCAGTGCCGGAAGCAGCTGTTCAATCTCCACTGCAGAGCCAGAAGTCAAGAAATTACAGATGTCaaagaacaagaagaacaagaagaaaatgaagaggatCAAAAGCCAAAACGAAGCCAAGTTTATGAGGAGAGACTCGGACAGAAATCTTCCCCTGTGGAGGAGGAAGGCTGCGACATCATCGCAGAAAACAGTACACCTTCGGATCCTGCTAAGAACCACAACTGTCCCCAATCCCAAATAGAGAAGCCCAAAGTGTCCCCTGTTTCCTACAATAAAGACAGTGTCATTACCAGACCTGCCACCAGcagctcctccttctctcccccctGGATTCTACCAGCAAACTTGTGGAGCTCTATGAGCACCCTGAGGCGCATAGCAGAGTACTCAAACCTAGTTGCAGCTCACCCTCTTCAGCCCCAAAGCCAGTTCTCCCTCTCCACTCCCCACATATTCCCTTTATTTGGCCCCCATTATCAGAGCTCCATAGTGGACTGCTCAGCCTTTCATCCCCAATACAGACAAAACTTTTACCCCGGGTCTAAAGAGACAGGAGACATCATCAAACAAGGAgtgttaaaaaggaaaagactgagacagagagcatTCACAGGGAGTGTTCAAACCAGCAACATGAG tATTCAGGAGGAACCCAAAGCCAGCCCAGAGAGAGTAAAAGCCTCCCAACACTGCAGAAAAAGCCTCACTGTTGATCCAACCTCCACCCGATCAG GTGCGGCCTGCACAGGGTGTCAGTTAtgtggaaaaacacacatcGTGCAACATGAACCCCAATCCCATGGACAGgagcaaagaggagaaaaaccGTACCATTGCCAACTCTGTCCTAAGACGTTCAGTCTGAAACATCAACTGGACACACACCATCGAGTTCACACAG GAGAGAAACCGTTCGAGTGCCGTCTCTGTGGTCAGCGCTCACGGGACTACTCAGCCATGATCAAGCACCTGCGGACTCATGGCGGAGCAGCGCCCTACCAGTGCACCGTGTGCATGGAGTTCTGCAGTAGCCTGGTGGCTATGCAGAGACACGTCAAAGGTCACGCAGTGCAAGACTTCCCCCCTGACTGGAGCATCAGCAGCACCTACATGTACACGTCACACATCTGA
- the LOC132984060 gene encoding ictacalcin-like: MGLCACSIQIPLFLSLNLPNLSNSLGATMTSPLCLAMGLLIDTFDKYAGKDGDNKTLTRAELEELLHNEMPTAECRCQHEVCEFFNSLDLNKDGVVDFKEYVIYVAALTAICKK, from the exons ATGGGTTTGTGTGCATGCTCCATTCAaattcctctcttcctctcgctCAACCTACCAAACTTGTCCAACAGTCTTGGTG CTACCATGACATCTCCTCTCTGTTTGGCGATGGGACTCCTCATAGATACCTTTGACAAGTATGCTGGGAAAGACGGTGATAATAAAACTTTGACGAGAGCAGAACTTGAAGAGCTGCTCCATAATGAAATGCCTACAGCAGAG TGTAGATGCCAACATGAAGTATGCGAGTTCTTCAACTCGCTGGATCTCAACAAGGATGGTGTTGTGGATTTCAAAGAATACGTCATCTACGTAGCAGCCCTCACCGCGATATGCAAAAAATAA